A genomic window from Sphingobacterium sp. BN32 includes:
- the ggt gene encoding gamma-glutamyltransferase — protein MKLPNIFYLLFIAFYLGSCSVTQQQAQDKQEYNNGAVVTAHPIASEVGVAILKKRGNAVDAAIAVKFALAVVYPNAGNLGGGGFMVYRDKSGLVNSLDFREKAPAKAQRDMYLDKDGNPITDLSLYGQLAAGVPGSVAGMDEAFKKYGSLSWKELLEPAIALAEQGFPITAQQAGEFNRYQEPFKKHNPNGAAIIRDAEWKAGDLFVQKELGETLKRIAEQGRDGFYKGKTAEYIIAEMKKGNGIISLEDLANYQAVWRNPIVGNYKGYKVISMPPPSSGGVALMALLQSVEKYPLAKWGFQHDSTVRAMVEAERRVYADRATHLGDPDFYKVPVANLTDAKFNQDRMAKVSLKRATPSDEVKAAKFPGYESEETTHYSIVDKDGNAVSLTTTINGSYGSLVWVEGAGFLLNNEMDDFSVKPGTPNMYGLLGGKANAVEPGKRMLSAMTPTIIEKDGKLKMVVGTPGGSTIITSVFQTILNVLEFDMTAQESVSAPRFHHQWKPEYIDVEEKAIDAKTRASLEKDGYAINKRGPIGRVENIVVLPNGKLQTGADPRGDDKAAGY, from the coding sequence ATGAAATTACCTAATATATTTTACTTATTATTCATTGCCTTCTATCTTGGTTCCTGTTCTGTTACTCAACAGCAGGCTCAGGATAAGCAAGAATATAACAATGGTGCGGTGGTAACCGCGCATCCTATCGCGTCAGAGGTGGGAGTTGCTATTCTTAAAAAAAGAGGAAATGCTGTCGATGCTGCTATTGCTGTGAAATTTGCTTTAGCTGTTGTCTATCCCAATGCGGGTAACCTCGGAGGGGGTGGATTCATGGTTTACCGCGATAAGTCAGGCTTAGTAAACTCCCTAGATTTTCGTGAGAAGGCACCTGCAAAGGCACAGCGTGATATGTATTTGGATAAGGATGGTAATCCGATTACCGACTTAAGTCTTTACGGACAATTGGCTGCCGGTGTTCCCGGATCAGTTGCCGGTATGGACGAGGCTTTCAAAAAATATGGCAGTTTAAGCTGGAAAGAGCTGTTGGAGCCGGCGATAGCGTTGGCCGAGCAAGGATTCCCGATTACAGCACAACAGGCCGGAGAATTCAACCGATATCAGGAACCTTTCAAAAAACATAATCCCAATGGTGCGGCAATAATCCGCGATGCGGAATGGAAGGCAGGTGATTTGTTTGTACAGAAAGAATTGGGGGAAACATTAAAGCGAATCGCAGAACAAGGTCGTGATGGCTTTTACAAAGGAAAAACAGCAGAATATATCATTGCAGAGATGAAAAAAGGCAATGGTATTATTAGCCTGGAGGATCTTGCAAATTACCAAGCGGTTTGGCGAAACCCTATCGTTGGCAACTACAAAGGATATAAAGTGATTTCTATGCCTCCCCCATCAAGTGGTGGAGTGGCTTTGATGGCGCTATTGCAATCGGTTGAAAAATATCCGTTAGCAAAGTGGGGCTTTCAACATGACAGCACCGTGCGTGCGATGGTTGAAGCCGAACGCCGCGTATATGCTGACCGCGCAACCCACTTGGGAGACCCAGATTTTTACAAAGTACCTGTAGCCAATCTAACGGATGCGAAGTTTAACCAAGATCGCATGGCGAAAGTTAGCTTGAAGCGTGCTACACCTAGCGATGAGGTGAAAGCAGCGAAATTCCCGGGATATGAATCCGAAGAAACAACACATTATAGCATAGTAGACAAGGATGGCAATGCTGTTTCATTGACTACAACGATCAATGGCTCTTATGGCTCGTTAGTATGGGTAGAGGGCGCGGGTTTCTTGTTGAACAATGAGATGGACGACTTCTCCGTTAAGCCGGGCACACCGAATATGTATGGTTTGTTAGGGGGAAAGGCCAATGCCGTAGAGCCTGGCAAACGCATGCTCAGCGCGATGACTCCGACGATTATCGAGAAAGATGGCAAACTGAAGATGGTCGTTGGCACGCCTGGAGGCTCCACCATTATCACCTCTGTTTTCCAGACGATATTAAATGTATTAGAATTTGATATGACCGCGCAGGAATCTGTTAGTGCTCCAAGGTTTCACCACCAATGGAAACCTGAATACATTGACGTAGAAGAAAAAGCAATTGATGCAAAGACCCGCGCGAGCTTAGAG